In Epinephelus fuscoguttatus linkage group LG15, E.fuscoguttatus.final_Chr_v1, a genomic segment contains:
- the LOC125901668 gene encoding 60S ribosomal protein L37a-like — MVKRSKNMENIGEYATCYSMSLRKMVENIEVSQHAKCTCFVCSKTKIKRGAGAAWTYNTSSAATVKSVVRRLKESKDQ; from the coding sequence ATGGTTAAGCGTTCCAAGAATATGGAGAACATTGGTGAATATGCCACATGCTATAGCATGTCACTGAGGAAGATGGTGGAGAATATTGAAGTCTCCCAGCATGCTAAATGTACCTGTTTTGTCTGCAGCAAAACCAAGATAAAGAGAGGGGCTGGAGCTGCCTGGACTTACAACACAAGTTCTGCTGCAACAGTCAAGTCCGTGGTTAGGAGACTGAAGGAGTCGAAGGACCAGTAA